The Rosa rugosa chromosome 1, drRosRugo1.1, whole genome shotgun sequence genomic sequence ATATACGTGATGACATCAAAGAAGAGTATGTAATGACCGTTCTAATTTGAAATGAATATAATATCATTGTgatgtgattaaaaaaaaaaatgaaatcaatTCTCAGTCACGTGCTCAATCAAATCTTACCTTCATATAAACCCCCCATATATATCCCCTTCCCCAATTGAAAGTGAAATACACTCTCACTCACACTGCAGTTCGTATCGGCGTTCACTTGATCCGGTCGATCTCCGATCTCTTCAACGAGTCCCATTTCCACAAGAAAACTCCCCAATCTCCTTCTGCAACTATAACCCTTAGATACCCACAACGGTGCCcaacttttctcttctttcataGTATCAATTATTTGTTCAAATCTCTCAACTTTCCTTGTTataaattcaatttcaatttgctgcATGTCTACCCAATTGTCACAATCGTTGATTTCTGGTTGGCTGAAAAGAAATACTCttcaagttttgatcttttgTGTGTATGCATCTCATTTTCtagtttttatttcattttagtTAAAATTGATTCTGTACAAGACTTGTTTAATCTGTAGGAATGGTCTTCATTTATATGTATTTAGCAAGTTTAGACTTTTATATTATTTCCCTGATTTGATTAGTATTACTTATCTGTTTATAAGAAATGTGATTGAGCAAAGTTTTGTGACAGAACATCTGAGTGTGTATGGATATAATGCTAGATGTTATAACTTGTGTATATTTTCTGCAGTTTGGGATAGGAATATCTTAGCCCACCTAACTTTGATTATTCGGTTCCGGCTGCTATGAGAGGTGGTGATAGTACCAAAAGAATCTACTCTAGAAAATCCCAGTCGACCTTGGGAGCAGTACCGGCCTCTGAGCTGATGAATATTGAGATTGATGATCTCCCCGATGTTGTGTTGGTTGAAATTCTTTGTCGGCTTCCATGCTATAAGTTTGTTTCAAAATGCAAGTGCGTGTCCGAGCGTTGGTGCAATGTCATGTCCGGTCCTTATTTTCTTGCCCGCTTTCTATGTCTCCAGAGTGATCGTGAGCAAACACCAATAGTTCGTACTCTGATAACCAACAGAGGGGAGGAGTTCCTTACTAGAATGTCATCGTCCACCAAGCCGCTAGCTCTGTTGTTTGAAAGACTCATGAGTTCTCACCATTTGGAACAAGAGCCGCTAGTGGTAGCTACGTATAATGACTTAGTTTTGTGCTGTTCAACTGGGGTCTATTATCAACGTGATTACTACATCTGCAATCCGTGCACAATTCAGTGGGTTCCTGTTCCTCCCCCTCCTCGAGTTTACCGGTATACACCAGTGGGATTCATATGTGATCTTCCCTACTATAGCTGTACGAAAGATGATCAGGGAGGAAGTTTCATTCAGGTTAATGCGGAGTATAGGTGCAGGATAGTGAGATTAATTCTTCGTAAGAGATCTGTCTGTAAACTCAAAGTGCAAATCTTCTCCTCTGATACTGGTGAATGGATAACGTCAACTATATCAATTCCATCAGGTTTTATTTCTGACACCGTCCCTCTAGAGAGGAGCTTCTCTTACAATGGCATGCTGTATTTTGTGGGTGATGAACCTGGTGATCAGAATTTTCTTATGGGGTTGGATCCATTCATGATCAACAATAGTAATAGTGCTCTTAGTTTATCTAGTACTAGCCGTAATAGTACTAATGGTGACAATATCATTGATCACTATAAATGTCGTTTTATTCGATTTGATGATCCAGACTCTTTTCTACTTCGGTATCTTGGTGAATACAGAGGGTGTCTGCACATGTGCGACTATCATGATCATACCTCTACTTTTTTTGTTCGGGagttgaaagaagaagaaatgcaTGGAGGAGCTGGCAAATTATGTTTGGAAGGCATGATGAAGGATTATTCACTGGACATAAAAATGGTTCCGGGTTATGATATTGTTGATTTACGATTTTTAGACCCCAATAACGAGGATATTTTATATATGTACATAGCCAATGACATTGTCAGGTACAACATTCGAACCAGAGATCGGTTAAAGCTGGTTGAAAACATTTCCTATGGGAATTCTTTTCTCTTTCCAATTGTGCTCCCTTGGTGGCCAACACCAGTTCCTAGACTACCGCCACACGCCCAACCTGCGGGAATAAATCTCTGATCTCTGTATGGAACTTGACATTGTAGTGTGGAATATGGGTTAAAAAGGAGGTTGGATGAAGGCAATGGGGTGAGAGTTGTGTAGTTCCATGAGGAGGATGTTGAATCTGCTCGCTGCTGTGAGAAAGCTGATGACACAGAAAGGTGGTTAGCTTTTGTGTTTTGGTACCGTTACTACTTACTAGTCAGGTTGATGCTATGTTGGCacagtttgatttgttttgtttgaaatttgaaatcggTACAT encodes the following:
- the LOC133745231 gene encoding uncharacterized protein LOC133745231; translated protein: MRGGDSTKRIYSRKSQSTLGAVPASELMNIEIDDLPDVVLVEILCRLPCYKFVSKCKCVSERWCNVMSGPYFLARFLCLQSDREQTPIVRTLITNRGEEFLTRMSSSTKPLALLFERLMSSHHLEQEPLVVATYNDLVLCCSTGVYYQRDYYICNPCTIQWVPVPPPPRVYRYTPVGFICDLPYYSCTKDDQGGSFIQVNAEYRCRIVRLILRKRSVCKLKVQIFSSDTGEWITSTISIPSGFISDTVPLERSFSYNGMLYFVGDEPGDQNFLMGLDPFMINNSNSALSLSSTSRNSTNGDNIIDHYKCRFIRFDDPDSFLLRYLGEYRGCLHMCDYHDHTSTFFVRELKEEEMHGGAGKLCLEGMMKDYSLDIKMVPGYDIVDLRFLDPNNEDILYMYIANDIVRYNIRTRDRLKLVENISYGNSFLFPIVLPWWPTPVPRLPPHAQPAGINL